Proteins encoded within one genomic window of Arachis ipaensis cultivar K30076 chromosome B08, Araip1.1, whole genome shotgun sequence:
- the LOC107614043 gene encoding cytochrome b6-f complex iron-sulfur subunit, chloroplastic, with protein sequence MASTTLPSIAPSQLCSRRSGVLCPSSSCSRKEVKIGKGKGMRVVCMATSIPADRVPDMGKRQLMNLLLLGAVALPSTGMLIPYTYFFVPPGSGSATGGTVAKDALGNDVLAEQWLKAHGPGDRTLTQGLKGDPTYLVVEKDRTLATYGINAVCTHLGCVVPWNAAENKFICPCHGSQYNDQGRVVRGPAPLSLALAHCDVDDGKVVFVPWVETDFRTGDAPWWA encoded by the exons ATGGCTTCCACCACACTGCCCTCTATAGCCCCTTCGCAG CTATGTTCTAGGAGGAGTGGGGTACTGTGCCCCTCATCGTCATGTTCAAGGAAAGAGGTGAAGATTGGGAAGGGAAAAGGGATGAGAGTGGTATGCATGGCGACGAGTATTCCAGCTGACAGAGTACCTGACATGGGGAAGAGACAGCTCATGAATCTTCTCCTCCTTGGAGCTGTTGCACTCCCCTCTACTGGAATGCTCATTCCTTATACCTATTTCTTCGTCCCTCCTGG TTCAGGATCTGCTACTGGTGGTACTGTTGCAAAGGATGCACTTGGAAATGATGTGCTTGCAGAGCAATGGCTCAAGGCGCATGGACCTGGTGACCGTACACTTACACAAGGATTGAAG GGAGATCCAACGTACCTTGTGGTGGAGAAAGACAGAACACTGGCAACATATGGGATTAATGCGGTGTGCACTCACCTTGGTTGTGTGGTGCCGTGGAATGCAGCGGAGAACAAGTTCATCTGCCCTTGCCATGGATCTCAGTATAATGACCAAGGAAGAGTTGTCAGAGGACCTGCTCCTTTG TCTCTGGCATTGGCGCATTGTGATGTGGATGATGGGAAGGTGGTGTTTGTTCCATGGGTTGAGACTGATTTCAGAACCGGTGACGCTCCCTGGTGGGCTTAG
- the LOC107614458 gene encoding equilibrative nucleotide transporter 3-like isoform X1, whose amino-acid sequence MDNSSDVPARVQGKYLAIFVCWLLGNGCLFSWNSMLTIEDYYVYLFPKYHPPRVLTLVYQPFAVGTLAILAYNEAKINTRIRNLFGYTLFFISTLLVLILDLATSGKGGLGTYIGICAISGTFGVADAHVQGGMVGDLSYMRQEFIQSFLAGLAASGALTSALRLITKAAFENSKDGLRKGAILFFAISTFFELVCVLLYAFVFPKIPIVKYYRSKAASEGSKTVSADLAAGGIETLSEEVEGYEKQSERKGIQQLLLENMDYALDMFLIYTLTLSIFPGFLSEDTGSHSLGTWYALVLIAMYNVCDLIGRYIPLVKKLKLESRKLITIMILCRFLLVPAFYFTAKYGDQGWMIFLTSFLGLSNGYLTVCVLTSAPKGYKGPEQNALGNLLVLFLLGGIFAGVTLDWLWLIGKDW is encoded by the exons ATGGATAACAGTAGTGATGTTCCAGCACGTGTTCAG GGAAAATATCTTGCAATATTTGTCTGCTGGCTTCTTGGCAATGGATGTCTTTTTTCATGGAACAGCATGCTGACAATTGAAGATTACTACGTTTATTTGTTTCCG AAATACCATCCCCCTAGGGTGCTTACTCTTGTGTATCAACCATTTGCAGTTGGAACACTTGCAATACTGGCTTATAATGAGGCCAAAATCAACACAAGAATCCGGAACCTATTTGGATACACTCTCTTTTTCATAAGCACTTTGTTGGTCTTAATT TTGGATTTAGCAACATCTGGCAAAGGAGGTCTTGGAACTTACATTGGTATATGCGCAATTAGCGGCACTTTCGGGGTTGCGGATGCTCATGTTCAAGGTGGAATGGTGGGAGATTTGTCTTACATGAGACAAGAATTCATTCAG TCTTTCCTTGCTGGTTTGGCAGCATCTGGTGCATTAACCTCTGCTTTGAGGCTAATCACAAAAGCTgcatttgagaattctaaggaTGGTCTTCGGAAAGGAGCAA TTCTATTCTTTGCCATATCAACATTCTTTGAGCTTGTTTGTGTTCTTCTCTATGCCTTTGTTTTCCCCAAAATACCAATTGTGAAGTATTACCGTTCAAAAGCAGCATCTGAAGGATCCAAAACTGTTTCAGCTGACCTTGCAGCTGGTGGCATAGAAACATTATCTGAAGAA GTTGAGGGATATGAAAAACAATCAGAGAGGAAGGGAATCCAGCAATTGTTACTAGAAAACATGGATTATGCACTTGACATGTTCCTAATATATACTCTCACACTATCTATCTTCCCTGGGTTCCTATCAGAAGATACTGGATCACACAGCCTAGGCACATG GTATGCTCTTGTTTTGATTGCAATGTACAATGTGTGTGATCTGATTGGAAGATACATTCCACTAGTGAAGAAGTTGAAGTTGGAGTCCAGGAAGTTGATAACAATAATGATTCTTTGTCGGTTCCTACTTGTTCCAGCATTTTATTTCACTGCAAAGTATGGTGACCAAGGTTGGATGATATTCTTGACATCCTTCTTGGGCTTGTCCAATGGTTACCTCACTGTATGTGTTCTTACATCTGCACCAAAAGGTTACAAG GGTCCTGAACAAAATGCATTGGGGAACTTGTTGGTGTTGTTTCTCCTTGGAGGCATTTTTGCTGGGGTGACACTTGACTGGCTGTGGTTAATAGGAAAAGACTGGTGA
- the LOC107614458 gene encoding equilibrative nucleotide transporter 3-like isoform X2 — translation MFQHVFSMLTIEDYYVYLFPKYHPPRVLTLVYQPFAVGTLAILAYNEAKINTRIRNLFGYTLFFISTLLVLILDLATSGKGGLGTYIGICAISGTFGVADAHVQGGMVGDLSYMRQEFIQSFLAGLAASGALTSALRLITKAAFENSKDGLRKGAILFFAISTFFELVCVLLYAFVFPKIPIVKYYRSKAASEGSKTVSADLAAGGIETLSEEVEGYEKQSERKGIQQLLLENMDYALDMFLIYTLTLSIFPGFLSEDTGSHSLGTWYALVLIAMYNVCDLIGRYIPLVKKLKLESRKLITIMILCRFLLVPAFYFTAKYGDQGWMIFLTSFLGLSNGYLTVCVLTSAPKGYKGPEQNALGNLLVLFLLGGIFAGVTLDWLWLIGKDW, via the exons ATGTTCCAGCACGTGTTCAG CATGCTGACAATTGAAGATTACTACGTTTATTTGTTTCCG AAATACCATCCCCCTAGGGTGCTTACTCTTGTGTATCAACCATTTGCAGTTGGAACACTTGCAATACTGGCTTATAATGAGGCCAAAATCAACACAAGAATCCGGAACCTATTTGGATACACTCTCTTTTTCATAAGCACTTTGTTGGTCTTAATT TTGGATTTAGCAACATCTGGCAAAGGAGGTCTTGGAACTTACATTGGTATATGCGCAATTAGCGGCACTTTCGGGGTTGCGGATGCTCATGTTCAAGGTGGAATGGTGGGAGATTTGTCTTACATGAGACAAGAATTCATTCAG TCTTTCCTTGCTGGTTTGGCAGCATCTGGTGCATTAACCTCTGCTTTGAGGCTAATCACAAAAGCTgcatttgagaattctaaggaTGGTCTTCGGAAAGGAGCAA TTCTATTCTTTGCCATATCAACATTCTTTGAGCTTGTTTGTGTTCTTCTCTATGCCTTTGTTTTCCCCAAAATACCAATTGTGAAGTATTACCGTTCAAAAGCAGCATCTGAAGGATCCAAAACTGTTTCAGCTGACCTTGCAGCTGGTGGCATAGAAACATTATCTGAAGAA GTTGAGGGATATGAAAAACAATCAGAGAGGAAGGGAATCCAGCAATTGTTACTAGAAAACATGGATTATGCACTTGACATGTTCCTAATATATACTCTCACACTATCTATCTTCCCTGGGTTCCTATCAGAAGATACTGGATCACACAGCCTAGGCACATG GTATGCTCTTGTTTTGATTGCAATGTACAATGTGTGTGATCTGATTGGAAGATACATTCCACTAGTGAAGAAGTTGAAGTTGGAGTCCAGGAAGTTGATAACAATAATGATTCTTTGTCGGTTCCTACTTGTTCCAGCATTTTATTTCACTGCAAAGTATGGTGACCAAGGTTGGATGATATTCTTGACATCCTTCTTGGGCTTGTCCAATGGTTACCTCACTGTATGTGTTCTTACATCTGCACCAAAAGGTTACAAG GGTCCTGAACAAAATGCATTGGGGAACTTGTTGGTGTTGTTTCTCCTTGGAGGCATTTTTGCTGGGGTGACACTTGACTGGCTGTGGTTAATAGGAAAAGACTGGTGA
- the LOC107614380 gene encoding uncharacterized GPI-anchored protein At4g28100, which produces MQSFTPIILFFITSSLPLLASSTTVPSFPLQPDTQICHLDLSDELFGGVNQACACDTLDRSRCCPVLAAWLFAAHARSALELPPSPPPASAGDLPMMPDDDSQKCVETLQESLKNRSVLIPQPNASCDAITCFCGIRIHRISSLSCPAAFNFSGGSSHGGGLVPTSAVVNLEKNCQNSSYAGCTKCLSSLQKLKGKNKENDERGRKMLKRDCQLMGLTWLLRKNKTAYIPTVSAVLRAIMYSAHPHQSKCSPDQENMPLAVDSLQLEKDHASYHPVKPFWILVLNIVVTIVLIISV; this is translated from the exons ATGCAATCATTCACTCCCatcattctcttcttcatcaCTTCTTCACTACCGCTTCTCGCTTCCTCCACCACCGTcccttcattcccccttcaaccTGACACCCAAATCTGCCACCTCGACCTCTCCGACGAACTCTTCGGCGGCGTCAACCAAGCCTGCGCCTGCGACACCCTCGACCGCAGCCGCTGCTGCCCTGTTCTCGCCGCCTGGCTCTTCGCCGCTCACGCCAGGTCCGCCCTCGAGCTTCCCCCCTCTCCTCCTCCGGCCTCTGCCGGAGACCTACCCATGATGCCGGACGACGACTCTCAGAAGTGCGTGGAGACGCTGCAGGAGTCACTGAAGAACAGGAGCGTGTTGATTCCGCAACCAAACGCGAGTTGCGACGCCATAACGTGCTTCTGCGGTATCAGGATTCACCGGATAAGTTCGTTGAGTTGCCCCGCGGCGTTTAACTTTTCCGGTGGAAGCAGTCACGGTGGTGGTCTTGTCCCTACCTCTGCTGTTGTCAACTTGGAGAAGAATTGCCAAAACTCTTCCTACGCTGGTTGCACCAAATGCCTTTCTTCCCTTCAAAAG TTAAAAGGGAAGAATAAGGAGAACGATGAGAGGGGGCGGAAGATGTTGAAGCGAGACTGCCAGCTAATGGGTCTGACGTGGCTGCTGAGGAAGAACAAAACCGCATACATACCAACGGTGTCTGCGGTGTTGCGCGCCATCATGTACAGTGCTCATCCGCACCAATCAAAATGCAGCCCTGATCAGGAAAACATGCCCTTAGCCGTTGATTCCCTCCAACTAGAAAAGGACCACGCCTCATATCACCCCGTGAAACCATTTTGGATACTCGTACTTAATATTGTTGTAACCATCGTCCTCATTATCTCAGTTTGA